A segment of the Lolium perenne isolate Kyuss_39 chromosome 3, Kyuss_2.0, whole genome shotgun sequence genome:
aaTCTTAATACAAGTAATGTAGTATTTAAGGATTGAGATTTATGTCCATTTTGATGGGAAGGTGCTACCGTGGACATTTTATCTGGAGATTTTACAATTTTCCAAAATGTCCTTTACCTTTATTATTTGCCACATGACCTCCACAGCACCACCTGTCATTGACTGACATGTGGTGGTCATGTGGCAAAATAATAGAGGTTCAGAGAAAAATGTGGCAAATTATTAATGAAGAATTAAACATTTTATTCCCGTTTGATGTTTGGTTGGAAATGCCTGAGCTATAGTTGATGTTTGAGATATATCATTAGGAAAATATTATTCATTGGCAGGTGATAGGTGTTCCCGAAGCTGGAGTAGTCCTGCTAGCTATGAACAAACTTTGCTGAAAAATCTCATTAATTACTTCAAAAAAATTAGGACGTGGGAAACACATAGATAGAAGTAATTATTAGGTCACGGAGCATAGTAAACGAATATGATGCCAATGCTGATGCATAAGGTCGTTGATAATTTTTCGGTATCTTACAGTGGGTGGCACATGACTAACTCAACTATTTAGgtgcaaaacaaaataaatatagAGCAAGTTGAAATATTGCATTTTCACGTGTTATGTTAACAGATAACGTAACCGCTGAATGTTTGGGTTTAATAGATAGGTTGCAAGTATGTAAGGTTGTGGTCTCCTCGGGGCTGATATTTTGCCTAAAGGTTTTCATGCAGTTTTAGCTTGCATATAATGTCTAATGTTGTGTAAGTTTAGTGCCACAAATCAGTTGGAAGTGCCACAGATCTTATGTCTACTTGCTTTTAAATGGACCATATTATTTTAATTTTTATCTAATCTCTCGATCTCTTCATGGTCCTGAACCCTAGAAAATATGCTTACTAGATAGGACACCGCCTCCCAGTGAAGCTGTCTTAAAACTAATTGCCTTATCTAATGCATAAAAAAATGAGACCAACAACACGAGGAGGAACCCTTATGGTTTTTTTTTATAAAGAAAGAGCCCAGGCGTGTGAGATACCACAATTCTGCACCAGACTGTAGTCGAACCCTGACCAGCAGTCCAATGCATAAGTTATATGTAAACCTATCACTTAGGACGTATATATGTTGTTGGGTTGTTCTTGTCTAAGTTTCTGTTTGTTACTTTTATGGGTTTTTTCTAGAATCCGAAAAGGTCTGAAAGAATTCATTTACATGGTTTATATACAATAGAAGGTGTTAAAATATTCAGTGATTTTGTAGCACAAAAGAAGTGATAAGGGAGATGCatttttaaaacatggaaatgttcCAAATGTTTCCTCTCatacaagctttggctgatttattAGTGGATATATGCTCTCAGTTTAGTTCCCACCTTATCTTATAGACAGTACTAGATGGCTAAAACTCTGCCCCTGACCATGCATAAAACTTGCTGCCAACCTGCTCTCATTAGATTAACTACAAGTTGCTTAGATGCAATCATTTTTTTTCTAAGATTCACATTTCCTACATTTTTCTCCTGAATTTGGTATGTATTTCCCTTTGACTAATCTACATGTCACACATAACTGAGATGGTTATGATGAATACAAAATGTTAAAATTGATTGGTAGTAGCTTGTGGGCTCCATTAACTTTCTAAAATTATTAGATTCCGTGTGCTGCCAATAATAACTTGAGGCTAATGGGTTCTCATGTTTCTTATACATTCAATTAGTAAACGTCCTAGACATTTCCTGTTCATTAAGATAAGTACTTTTATGCTAACAATATTTCTTGTTCATTTGCAGGTTTTCATCAGACCAAGGTATGGAAGCATGAAAGAGGACTGGTGTTGATGCTGGATATAAGCGAGTCACTATTGTTCATTACAACTCACCAGATCTATACCTATAATCTCTCAGCTACATATTTCTGGAACATTGTCGAACTATTTTCAAGTTTGAATAGACTATTCCTGACACTACAAGTGTAAGTAGTTTTTAAATTCGACTTTCTTCGTTTAAGGAAGCACGTTGGTTTCATAAAAAAAATAAGAGTGGGCTGGTCTGCTTTGATAATATGATCGTTCACTTCATTCTATCTTGCTGTTTGATCCGCACTTACATTACAGCGGTATGATCTGGTTTGGAAGCTGGATGCATGATCTGCGGGCTTCTGTTGCTCTTCGTGCGGCTGGACTTCATCCAAGCTACTTCTCTAGCGGCCAGCTCTAGATTACTTTTTGGAAAAATGTGGTGTTTCCCCCGAATGTTGTTCACGTATCATCCAATTGTTTTCTGCACTTTATTGCCTACGGTAGCGTCTTCACGGGTCTTGCCTAAATTTCCATGACATGTACATACATATCAAAATATGTCAGTAACTTCTATACTCGGTAAAATACAACCAATGCCAAAGGGATGAGTCGAAGACCCAGTAGTTATTTGAGAAAACTAAGGTACTAGATGCCCCTTTTCCTTCCTTTGTTTTTCCATATATTTTCTAATGTTTTCCCTTCATGTATCTGCGGTTCATTGATTGCTTAGTAGGTAAGGTATTATCTTTAATGCATGCATTAACCAATAGCACTATATTCAAGCCTGGGATATCTTAATTCAGACCTTCTTTGAAGATGGTTTTCTTTGATTTATTTCGCATTTTCTACAACAGATGACCCTCCACCCCTTATATACACGTTACTCTCATTGGTTGTAACCTGCATACTTTCCTGATTTCTTACAATCAGTAGCTTGCATCTCTTCTTTTCCTATGCCTGTGTCTCTTCTTTTTGTATATCAAAGTGCTAGGATAATTTATGAGCTTCAGATATAACACGATAGCAGTACAAGTGGATATATATCATTGGCTTTTGCTTCATGCTGCTATCTCCGCTCTCATTTTTAGTTCTTCGTACTTTGTGCTACCTGCCATACTCTGTTTGGAGAAAAGACTTTGTACGCATGCTTAAAATTTATAAGAAATGGATTATTATATTGGTAACTATTTTTATCGCAATTATACGAAATAGATGTTGACATGAGTtccacggggtcgtgcgccaaggcgcacatctaaatctagtatcatTGGACACAGCTAAGGTATGCAATAACTCATAAGATAAGAACTAATAGCATACAAACCCGAATGTTTCTAGATCTATCAGCACCACTTCATAAGCTTCCCGAAAATATTCATTGGAATACCTTGGTGGCATGACTAGTAGAGATTTTTTGGCAGGAAATAGTTCTAGGATGGACGCAAGAAAGACATCTTTCATGACGCCAATGACCCAAGGTCAAACACCCCTGACAtaatatgtatgtatgtatgaaaTGACATTACCCAATACTATGCTACAATTAAAACTAGATAAGTCTGAATCGATGGAGCCATCATTCATAATTTTCTCATTCTAACCAAGATGTAAAAGATTGCCATACTCGGCTTATTTTTAACAAACTAAAATCATGTTAATATATTTTTGTTGCCCTGGTCATAGCCCCACAAATCCTCCCTCATAATCCAGGTTCATTATACTTCACCAGAAAGAGCATGCTGTGGGCTTGTGGCAGGTCTGTGCCCGCGGGCCCATGTCAAATCATGTGTTGGTGGCATATGTGTAATATCCTAGAGTCCATAAAATTAAGGTTTATTAGTTTACCGCGAAGAAGTAGCGCATGATGCATATTCCACTTTAAAAATAAAACTTTTGATGAATATCATATCATATCATATCACATCATATCTTGATGGTTTATTTATTACTTGAAATAAATAAGATTATTTATGTCATGAAACATATATGTTAATTATTTATTGTGCATGGCCTACATGGTCATCGCAATGTGGGCCACTGCTAGTAGCTAGAAACGAGTGCATGTGGTGAAATTGAAGAACCATATATATGCACACACAAGCCAATAAAAAGGCAAGTAGTGAGGTGGCTTTACAATCACATTGCCCAAGCTATACATTATGTTCCTTAGTTTTATAGACTGGGTTTTCATTTCTTTGAAGTAATGTACATGCATCACTCATACATAGAGGGAGTGGGGTCACATCGTAAATAGATTGGTTGCTTAGGTTTAGGAGACATCAAGACTTACTATGCTGCATCATTATATCCTTCAGCATTGGATTGTACAGTCATTTTGAGAGTGGTTTCTTGGGTTGTCTCTAACGCGCCTCTTTTCCCCAAGCAACGCACCAGGTTCTTCTCCATGTCAAGCTCAGATACTCCCCGTGTCTCACCCTACATTCACACAGCAGCCACAACGACATCGTTGACTAGACGAAAAATGCCGTGAGAAGGTATTGAGTTGGGTTCCAAATACAACGTCGTTTTAGAAAAAGAAAACTACGGAAAAGTAAACTAACCTCAAAGATCCAAAAAGACGTATAAATCCACCACCTCGACAGGTAAACCCTAATATTTATAAAACTGCTGGCAGCGATACACCACTTGCAAAGAAGATTGTCCATACTAGAACAACTCTGCCTTTCTTATTACAGTAGGTTTTTTTGGGAGGACTTTTTACATTAGGTAGAACACCTAGCTAACAGAATTGGTAGAGCAAGAGCCCAACACCAGCCTAGAAGGGTGTGACCAAGTGGTTCTCGTATTACCTGGGCCAAACACCAGCCCATCGTGAAATTCTCTGGGCTAGTCAGACTCAGATGTGGCCGCCGTGGATATACTCCGCACCGCATGCCGGGCTCTAGGAACTCTGTAGCACACGAGCCGGCCATGGCGCTCGCATTGGGCCCCGGTGGCAGCGCCAGCGGCGGTACGGACTTCTCTGTGGTGGTGTTGGGGTCCGACTTCGCGATGGACGCCAGCGCGGCGCTCCTCACTCCCCTGCCGACCGCGAGGAGGCGGAGTGGCACGACTACGTCCCCGACCTCGGGGAGCTCCAGGCCGTCTGGGTTCAGGGCGCCAACAGGTCCGGCCGATCCGTCGTCCGCGTCATCGGCAAGTTCTTATTCCCCGGTGCGTGACACGACAAGTCGATTTctcatgaaacaactttgtgaacgCGTAGTACGTGAAGATGTAGGTGCGAATTTTTTGTTCCAAGTTTTTTAACATTTCAATTAAAAAATAAAGGAAGCATATGCTTCCTTGGTACAAAACACGTTTGCCTGGAGTAACAACTGTTTTCCTAACAATGCAAGTTAATTTAGTTCATAATAACAGTATTCAAACTGTTATAATTTTTCATCTTCATGTGACGTGCTTTATGGCGAGCAATCCAAATACCATCTCCAACAGGCAAGTGTTTCATCTGTATGGCATGGTAACGATCAGCAGCACTTTCTTTGCGCATTATACGAACAGCTATATTTAAGCAAAGCTTGTTAGATTATTTTAGGCAATTCACTTTTACACGAGCATCGAAAGAGTGGGACGGTCACCAAACATATGGCACAATTAAGAGCAAgtaaaatagtatattattgcttagttggaagagagaggggaggagagagaaggagagtgggctcttatgcaagagccagctctagcacgtgctcctaggcactttgtgagagtgaaaggtgggccaCATATTGATTaagtactacatttttatagctcactattgtatatgttggctaTAAGTTGGCTATATATGACATGACACTTGGCCtatagccagcagctggctatactattggaattgctctaatcCAGCAATACAGAGGGCATTAAATTTAGAACCgtgttgattcataggaataatAACTTTTAGCATTGTAATTTGGTTACCAAAGACATGTTCAAGGACAACACGCAAATAACTACTGAATTAGATACAAGAAGCAAGGGATGAGAGAGTAGCCTAAAATAACAACAAAACATCAACTAACCTCTACATGTATATAAAACTGCGAGTGTATCTTATCAACAACATCTCTTATGGTACGGCACCTCGACAAAAAGGTAGAAACCATGAGGGAACTGAATTGTGATGCAAATATGGAAGATTAAATAAGTATAAAAAATGATAGGCTGCAAAAATGATCAATTTTTTCATATGATTTTTTGGGGGAATTTAGGAATACAGTCCAAAACATACAATACTCCCCCAATCCCCATTTAGGTGGTGTACAGGCTTTTCAAGGCCTAAGTTTGACCATCAAGTTGGCCAACAAACAGATGGATTTATGTCACGAAGGTATACCATTGAATTTGTATTCAAATAGGTTTCTAATGTTTGTCAAGTTTCataaaaaaccaatatttttatgATTATGTATAAAAGAGAAAATAAGATTATTAATTGAAATAAATAAGATTATTTATGTCATGAAACAACATATTTAAAATTATTTATCATGCAAGGCCTACATGTATCTCATACAATATAATGATATCTCTATCGCAATGTGGACCACTGCTAGTAACTAGAAATGAGTGCATGTGCTAAAATTGAAGAGCCATATAGACACACTCACACACACAAGCCAATAAAAGGGCAAGTAGCGAGGTGGCTTCACACTCACATTGCCCAAACTATACATCGTGTTCCTCAGTTTTAGAGTTTCTCAGTTTCCGTTTCTCTAGAGTGATGAACAAGCATCACTCATATATCGAGGGAGTGGGGGTCACATCATAAATAGATTGGTTTTTTAGGCTTGGAAGACATCAAGACTTACTATGTTGCATCACTATATCCTTGGCTTGTTCAACCCCTTTCAGAGGGGTTTCTTGGGCTATGTTATTAAATATGATAGTAGTGACTCCGAAGAACCTATTCTCCCCAAGATACGCCTCCATTAGCACCATCTTCTTGGCTGCGACAATTTCATAGATCCTCTATGTCTCACCCTCTGTCCACAACACTAGCCACAACGACATTGTTGACTGGATGAAAAATGTCGCAAGAGGTATTGGGTTGGGTTCGAAATACAAACTCCTTTTCACAACTATATGTTgtttcagaaaagaaaaaaacCGCTGAACAATAAATTAACCTCAAAGATCCAAAGAGACGTATAAACCCGCCACATCGGCAGGTAAAACCCTAATGTTGATAAAATTGATGGCAATGACACACCCCTTGCAAAGCATATTGTCCATACTACTCCCTTTGTGCCACGAAGGCTCTATGAGATTTTTCAAAATTTGGAAACTTCCTGGATGAGAAGGAGTAAAACAATGGGACATGTGTTTCTACACCCCGGTGTATATGCATCCTTTATTCGAAATTCACATTAAACATatttaaaaatgtcaaaaaatacaaataaaaatttcacatgtataccttgacatgttacatgctcacaaagttgttCATCAAAAACCGATATGTTTTGTGCTCtgcgcaaaaaagacaaatttttagTGCTAAAATAGTCTATTGTGCGAGCCATTATTTTTTTACACAGTGTACAAAAATTATCGATTTCATGTGAAACTTTACGTGCACACATAAAATATATCTCTCTATATGCTAATTTTTTGGGAAACGCTAAGAAGTCGTTTGAAAGCCAGGTTTTCATttcatttgtagcattttgaaatgaatacatttcatttacattgtaattccagaaattgacacttgtttggttgccacaggaattgtaaataacagtagaattcaatattgaatttgtttggttgccacaggaattgtgAATGACAGGTTTCAGCTTGGAATTGTGATTACACATGGCATCATTTTACTGGATTTCCTAAATAAAATGATGGCccaattctgtggcaaccaaacagcccacctatggaattttaaaatgaattccaggattccatgctcaaatgatggataccaaacgacctcCTATAATCTGGGGGATTAGAAATCTAATCCCCGGTTCCACCGCAAGCCACGCGCCGCGCGACGAGAGAAAAGGAGTACTCCACATGGCAGAACCACACGGACGCAAATGAAGCTCTCCCATGGCCGTGAAGATTGCCGCCCGTCGCCCACGGGATCGTGGCCGGTTTTCCGTGCCGCTGCCTATATCCATATGCTCATGGCTGGACTCTGCGCCGCCGTGTATCTCCATATGCTCATGGCCGTCCTCCGCTCTGCCGCGACAAACCGCGTCGCCGCAGGGCTTGCTCAAAGCCGCTGCGCCTCCCTATCTACCTCCTATGTGCTCGTGTAGCTTCGGTCGCCGGCATCGGGAACCTCCACCTCGCTTCTCTTTCAAACTTCTCTGTGCTCTTGTAGCTCTGACCACTTTCCTCTCAACCTCTATGGAGTTTTGATCCCGCTGCCGATCTTATGTGTACGGCCATGGCGCCGTGGCTGCATGTGCTACACGATGGTTGGTCGCTACTGGGCGTTATCGTAGCATCACATTTTCGCCAAAAAAAAATTATGATGCTACTATAGCATTTCTTTTTGGCTACATTAGTTTGTTTATTTGCTAATATTGTATTAATTGTTTGCTACAATGCCTTCCGCGAAATTTATGTTGCTACAATAGTATTCTACATCAATGTACGGTTTGCTACAATGGTAATATCATATTGCTACATTCTTTGTGTTTTTTTGCTACTTTAGCATATATTTCTGCTACCATGTCTCCGGCGAGTATCCGGCGAAATCTTTTGCTACATTTGTTTTTGGTTTTTTGCTATAATAGCATAAGTTTTTTGCTACAAGTTCTTCGGCGAGTCTTCGACGAGGTTggttttgctacaatagcaaAATAAAATGGTACAATTGTTGTGTTTTTTTGCTACCATGTGTCCGGTGAGGTTTCCGATGACGCCTACGACGAGTTCCTGGGTGTCATCTCCGGCGAGTTTTCTTTGCGAGGTCTCCGATGAGGTCGGTTTTGCTACAATATTAGAATTTGTTTGCTACAATAGTACAACATTTTTGCTACATTGTCTCTGACGAGGTCTTCGGCAAGTCTCCAACAAGATCTGTGTGTATTTTGGGCGAACCATTTTTTACTATAATTAGGTTGATTTTGCTACGAAtaaaccgttttttgctacacCTAACAGAATTGGTAGAGGAAAGAGCCGAACACCAGCCTAGAAGCGTGCGACCAGGTGGTTCTCGTATTAACTGGGCCAAACACGAGCCCGTCGTGAAATTTTCTGGGCCAAACGTATGCTGCCGCCGTGGACATACTCCGCACCGCACGCCGGGCTCGCTCTAGAACTCTGTACTGTTGCACGAGGCGGCCATGGCGCTCGCATCGGcctccggcggcagcggcgggaggGACTTCTCCGTGGTGGTGCTGGGGTCCGACTTCGCGGCGGATGCCAGCGCGGCGCTCCTCACCTCCTCCTCCGCCGACGGCGAGGAGGCGGAGTGGCACGACTGCGCCCCCGACCTCGGCGACGACTTCCCCGACCTCGAGGAGCTCCAGGTCGTCCGGGTTCAGGGCGCCGACAGGTCCGGCCGGTCCGTCGTCCGCGTCGTCGGCAAGTTCTTCCCCGGTGCGTGAAACCCCTCTCGTTGATTTCCGTCCTCTTCTCCCCGGATTTATGAATTGGTAGTTGGGGATTGCTCGTGCACGTCTAGGGTTTGGTGTGAATGAAGTCTATGCGATTGAATCGTGGCTGTATTCCGAGGATAAGTGCGGGGTGACCAAGTTTGCTATACGTCAGACTTGAGCATGTCCATGTCCCTAAAAATGGATTTAGGTGGCGCAGAGTTCATAGTATTCATTTCAACCTCAATCTAGTTTGTATCCAGCTTACTGCTAGTATTGGATGGTTCCTTACCATGTCCTTGTTGCTCCAACTTCATCTCAAGTAATTTCCCAAATTATTATTCCTACTTTGAGGAATCATTTCGCCCCGCTCTGCATGCTAGGAGTGGCGCAGCAAGGATTTTCATAATGAGTTTGCACAGTTAAGGGAAAATCAATTTGGTTCCTGGATGCACATGCTCcactagcaaaaaaaaaaaaggttcgAAGTGCcgaaaaatttgacaaaaaagtctacatgtacatctacataatatgtgtgttcgtcaagtttcatgaaAAACCAATATTTCTTATGATTATGTACAAAATAGAATAAGATTATTAATTGAAATAAATAAGATTATTTATGTCATGAAACAATATATGTTAAAATTATTTATCATGCATGGCCTACATGTACCTCATACAATATAATGATATCTATCGCAATGTGGGCCACTGCTAGTAACTAGAAACGAGTGCATGTGCTGAAATTGAAGAGCCATATAAACACACTCACACACACAAGCCAATAAAAGGGCAAGTAGTGAGGTGGCTTCACACTCACATTGCCCCAGCTATACATCATGTTCCTCAATTTTAGAGTCTCTCGGTTTTCATTTCTCTAGAGTGATGAACATACACCACTCATACATCAAGGGAGTGAGGTCACATCATAAATAGATTGGTTGCTTAGGCTTGGAAGACATCAAGACTTACTATGTTGCGTCATTATATCCTTTAGTACTGGTTTATTCAACCCCCTTCAGAAGTGTTTCTTCGGCTATGTCTCTAAAGATGATAGTAGTGCTTCCGAAGAGCCTCTTACCCCCAAGCTATGCCTCCATTAGCACAAGTTCCTTTTGGTCTACAACACTGGCCACAATGGTATCGTTGGCTGGATGAAAAATTCCACGAAGAGGTTATTGAGTTGGGTTCCAAATACGAACTCTTTTTCACCAATATATGTTGTTTTAGATGTGGAAAAGTAAACTAACCTCAAAGATTCAAAGAGACATAAATCCACCACCTCTACCAGTAAAACCCTAATATTGATAAAATTGCTGGCAGCGGTACACCCCTTACAAAGCAAATTTTTTTTGGAACAATGCAAAGCAGATTGTCCATACTAGAACAGCTGTATTTATTTTTACAGTAGGTAGAACACCTAGCTAACAGAATTGGTAGAGCAAAAAAAAGAGCCCAACATCAGCCTAGAAGCGGGCGACCAAGTGGTTCTCGTATTACCTGGGCCAAACACCAGCCCATCGTGAAATGCTCTGGGCCAGTTGCGTGTCGCCGCCGTGGACATACCCGCACCGCACCGCACCGCACGCCGGGCTCTAGGAACTCTGTACTGTAGCACACGAGGCGGCCAGCCATGGCGCTCGCATCGGACTCCGGCGGCGGCAGTGGCGGGAGGGACTTCTCCGTGGTGGTGCTGGGGTCCGACTTCGCGGCGGACGCAGGCGCGGCGCTCCTCACCGACGGCGAGGAGGCGGAGTGGCATGACTGCGCCCCCGACCTCGGCGACGACTTCTCCGACCTCGAAGAGCTCCAGGTCGTCCGGGTCCAGGGCGCCGACAGGTACGGCCGGTTCGTCGTCCGCGTCATCGGCAAGTTCTTCCCCGGTGCGTGAAACCCCTCTCGTTAATTTCCGTCCTCTCTCCCCGATTTGTGAATTGGTAGTTGGGGATTGCCGGTGCGCGTCTAGGGTTTGGTGTGAATGAAGTCGCTGCGATTGGATCGCGGCTGTATTCCGAGGATATGTACGGGGTGACCTTTGCTGTCCATGTCCCTAAAAATGGATTTAGGTGGCGCAGAGTTCATAGTATTCATTTCGATCGCAATCTAGTTTGTATGCAGCTTACTACTAGTATTAGATGGTTCCTTACCATGTCCTTGTTGCTCCAACTTCCATCAGAATGGATAACCGATTCGATACAACAATTAGCATGATTCTCAAAATTAATCATTTTTAAACTGACAGCTAACAAGCTGTTGCTTGTTCCCTTCTCTTAGTATTGTGGGAGTCTCATAACTTATACCATAACACTGATGCTGCGATGCCACAAGTTTTAGCATTTATATGCCCGTAGTCCCTATAAAACTCCCTGTATCGCTCACGTGGCATTTTCTTTTGGAATTCCAGCTCCTGTTATAGACGGTGAACGTCTGAAGAGGTACGTGTTCCACAAGCTCCGCACTGAGTTGCCAGGGGGTCCATTCTGCATCCTATACGTGCACACCACTGTACAATCAGATGACAACAACCCTGGAATGACAATCTTGAGAGGGATTTATGAAGAACTTCCACCTGAATACAAGGAAAGGCTGGAGATACTGTATTTCCTGCATCCTGGGCTTTATTCCTGGCTGGCATTGGCCACACTAGGCAGGCTCTTCTTAAGCGGAGGGTCAGTTTTCTCTCATACAGTTCTTGAACATTTAAAATGTTTGATCCTGTAGGTTTGTTTTATCATGATATCGGACATAGCTAGAAAACCAGCATAtcaatttttattttttatatgatTATATGCTTCAGAGTTGGTCTCACGATATCAGGAAACCAGTGAATAATTGTGAAAGAGCGGTCTAGATTTTGCAGACCTTTATCTGGCTTGAGAATTATTTCGTACAGTGTTGTGTCATGCAGTTCTTGAATCATGAGCAGTTACTCTTGTAATATGCTTTAGGGAATTCCTAGGAAAAAGACTCTGATTTGAATTGAACAGGCAGAATGGAGAGACTGTCATTGTCTTTGTTAGTTTTCGGCAGGGCCGGCCCTAAGGGGGGGCAGGCAGGGCGGTCGCCCCGGGCCCCCGAAATCAAGGGGCCCCCAATCCCCAAGAAACTATGCTGTGGATGAACTGATGTCCATCGCCATTAGAGCAGATCGAGAGCTTCTCTCGTACAGTTGACAGGCACAGGGGTGAAACGTTACGGACGAAG
Coding sequences within it:
- the LOC127345737 gene encoding uncharacterized protein isoform X1; protein product: MALASASGGSGGRDFSVVVLGSDFAADASAALLTSSSADGEEAEWHDCAPDLGDDFPDLEELQVVRVQGADRSGRSVVRVVGKFFPAPVIDGERLKRYVFHKLRTELPGGPFCILYVHTTVQSDDNNPGMTILRGIYEELPPEYKERLEILYFLHPGLYSWLALATLGRLFLSGGLYWKIKYITRLEYLWADIRKGEVEIPDFVTEHDKILEHRPLTDYGIEPDPLHLADIPATGYSLGRYEDKWSPEDRWHSRNYM
- the LOC127345737 gene encoding uncharacterized protein isoform X2; translation: MALASDSGGGSGGRDFSVVVLGSDFAADAGAALLTDGEEAEWHDCAPDLGDDFSDLEELQVVRVQGADRYGRFVVRVIGKFFPAPVIDGERLKRYVFHKLRTELPGGPFCILYVHTTVQSDDNNPGMTILRGIYEELPPEYKERLEILYFLHPGLYSWLALATLGRLFLSGGLYWKIKYITRLEYLWADIRKGEVEIPDFVTEHDKILEHRPLTDYGIEPDPLHLADIPATGYSLGRYEDKWSPEDRWHSRNYM